Proteins from one Bacteroides mediterraneensis genomic window:
- a CDS encoding glycoside hydrolase family 97 protein → MMYSLRKSNPWKACVCLVCMFLIGVSGKASGELRSPNGKIVVSGVPSAGGFKVSYKKGNETVPVVHINNVGLQFLQENTDFVYMGASPMVPVAEDYMMMTGKRRHCTNQGNQQVFHFKNGRKVCLDLEFRVYDDGIAFRYVFPELKEETCVSGEKTTFQFQDGITRWTQKLSQAYEDFYLKNKGRVVDYSKNQWGFPALFEVSDAVFTLVSEANIGRGNCGSWLNNTSGESAYQVEMAQPIKVSGKWCSPWRVAIIGSLADVVESTLITDVSEPCRLTDVSWIKPGVVSWIYWAYNHGSNDYQIVKKYIDFAADFHLPYVLIDAEWDGMANGGNVDDALRYAKEKHVSPLLWYNSSTAWCLYGPLYRLNKPETRRKEFAWLESVGVKGIKVDFFHPDSTSVMNYFMDILEDAAKYHLMVNFHGATIPRGWQRTYPHMMSVEGVYGAEWYNNKEVLTDSAAWHNCTLPFTRNVVGPMDYTPCTFTDSQHPHITSNGHELALLVVFESALQHLADRPEGYHAQPAEVRSFISSLPTVWDDTKLLGGYPSHHVVMARKNGNCWYIGGLNVTNKSMPLAVDLSFIPEAIKGITLYADGQKNNQFAIRKLSGTEKNMQVDCLPRGGFVMKVEVE, encoded by the coding sequence ATGATGTATAGCCTAAGAAAGTCTAATCCATGGAAAGCATGCGTGTGTCTGGTATGCATGTTTTTAATTGGAGTATCTGGAAAAGCCAGTGGTGAATTGCGTTCTCCCAACGGCAAGATTGTGGTAAGTGGTGTCCCTTCTGCAGGGGGATTCAAGGTGTCTTATAAAAAAGGCAATGAAACAGTTCCGGTGGTACATATAAATAATGTAGGACTTCAGTTCTTGCAGGAGAACACAGATTTTGTGTATATGGGTGCTTCACCTATGGTTCCGGTGGCAGAAGATTACATGATGATGACGGGCAAGCGCCGCCATTGTACGAATCAGGGGAACCAGCAGGTGTTTCATTTCAAGAATGGCCGGAAGGTATGCCTTGACCTGGAGTTTCGGGTGTACGACGATGGTATTGCCTTTCGCTATGTATTTCCCGAATTGAAGGAAGAAACGTGTGTTTCCGGAGAAAAGACCACTTTCCAGTTTCAGGACGGCATTACCCGCTGGACCCAGAAGTTGAGTCAGGCGTATGAAGATTTCTATTTGAAGAATAAAGGTCGTGTGGTCGACTATTCCAAGAACCAATGGGGATTTCCGGCTTTGTTTGAGGTCTCGGATGCCGTTTTTACGCTGGTTTCAGAGGCCAATATCGGGAGAGGCAACTGCGGCTCCTGGCTGAACAATACTTCCGGCGAGTCTGCCTATCAGGTGGAAATGGCCCAGCCGATAAAGGTTTCCGGCAAATGGTGCTCTCCGTGGCGTGTGGCTATCATCGGTTCTTTGGCCGATGTGGTGGAATCCACTTTGATTACGGATGTCAGTGAGCCTTGCCGCCTGACGGATGTGTCTTGGATTAAACCTGGAGTCGTTTCCTGGATTTACTGGGCTTACAACCATGGCTCGAATGATTACCAGATTGTGAAGAAATACATTGATTTTGCGGCCGATTTCCATCTCCCATACGTCCTGATTGATGCGGAGTGGGATGGAATGGCAAACGGAGGTAATGTGGACGATGCCTTGCGTTATGCGAAAGAGAAACACGTTTCTCCTTTATTGTGGTATAATTCCTCCACTGCCTGGTGTCTGTACGGTCCTTTGTATAGGTTGAATAAGCCGGAGACACGCCGGAAGGAGTTCGCCTGGCTGGAATCGGTGGGCGTGAAAGGCATAAAAGTCGACTTTTTCCATCCGGACAGCACTTCCGTGATGAATTATTTTATGGATATCCTGGAAGATGCGGCAAAGTATCATTTGATGGTCAACTTTCACGGGGCCACCATTCCCCGTGGCTGGCAGCGTACATATCCTCACATGATGTCGGTGGAAGGTGTGTATGGAGCTGAATGGTACAACAACAAGGAGGTACTGACGGATAGTGCGGCCTGGCACAACTGTACGCTGCCTTTTACCCGGAACGTGGTGGGGCCGATGGACTATACCCCCTGCACTTTTACCGATTCGCAGCACCCGCATATCACTTCCAACGGGCATGAACTGGCCTTGCTGGTGGTCTTTGAGTCGGCTCTTCAACATCTGGCCGACCGTCCGGAAGGCTATCATGCCCAGCCGGCTGAGGTACGTTCGTTCATTTCTTCTCTGCCCACTGTGTGGGACGATACGAAATTGCTGGGCGGCTATCCTTCCCATCATGTGGTCATGGCCCGGAAGAACGGCAATTGCTGGTATATCGGTGGATTGAACGTGACCAACAAATCCATGCCGCTTGCGGTAGATTTAAGTTTCATCCCCGAAGCTATCAAAGGAATCACCTTGTATGCCGATGGTCAGAAAAACAATCAGTTTGCCATCCGCAAACTCTCGGGTACGGAAAAGAACATGCAGGTGGACTGTCTCCCACGAGGCGGGT
- a CDS encoding DUF6242 domain-containing protein, which yields MKIKFLPLVVALFAATSIMTSCLDNDVEQITYTSETSITGFSLGTLNIDRIGKDRNGQDSAYVDTLDCSKYPFTINQMTREIENKDSLPYGTHIDKVITNVTYDAGALGYRPKGAERDTVWTSTDSIDFTEPVEFRVYAYSGAIGKAYTIKVNVHQQVPDTLSWKQFDNAFSAGTLSEQKAVYANGKVFVFGKNGSNAHIEYTTVADDNPTSWTPVAANLPSGIDSYSATAWAGNIYFLAGTAGKQLYKLNAETNEITEESAETFDMLIGGNDFTNELYAVKDGKSGIYKGGAWTTDENAFEQFQSGKPFFSHTITASYNKDLTTTVTLCYNQGTTPNDTTALVFGRMSADNQWETRIQNLSLPNLQNVSMIYYDGKLYAFGGACNKPQVEAFSQFYCSIDNGLCWRPVTECMAFPADFKNLYTTHHGNYSCAVTPKLENGTSKGNFIWIVWENGDISRGRINRLGFSPKW from the coding sequence ATGAAAATAAAGTTTTTGCCATTGGTTGTAGCACTCTTTGCCGCAACATCCATAATGACATCGTGTTTGGACAATGATGTGGAACAAATTACTTATACTTCCGAGACCAGTATCACGGGATTTTCACTGGGGACATTGAATATAGACCGCATCGGTAAAGACCGGAATGGACAGGACAGTGCATACGTAGACACCCTCGACTGTTCCAAATATCCATTCACCATCAACCAAATGACAAGAGAAATCGAGAATAAAGACTCACTGCCTTATGGCACACACATTGATAAAGTAATTACCAACGTCACTTACGATGCCGGCGCACTAGGCTATCGCCCCAAAGGAGCAGAACGTGACACGGTGTGGACTTCCACCGACTCCATCGATTTCACTGAGCCCGTTGAATTCAGAGTCTACGCCTATAGCGGTGCCATCGGAAAAGCCTATACAATCAAAGTCAACGTACACCAGCAGGTGCCCGACACCCTTTCCTGGAAACAGTTCGACAACGCATTCAGCGCCGGTACCCTGAGTGAACAGAAAGCAGTTTATGCGAATGGAAAAGTGTTTGTATTCGGGAAAAACGGAAGCAATGCTCACATCGAATACACTACTGTGGCGGACGACAACCCCACTTCATGGACTCCGGTAGCAGCCAATCTGCCTTCCGGAATCGATTCTTATTCTGCCACTGCATGGGCCGGAAACATTTACTTCCTGGCAGGAACAGCCGGGAAGCAGCTCTATAAGCTCAACGCTGAAACAAACGAAATCACCGAAGAAAGTGCAGAAACGTTCGACATGCTGATTGGCGGAAATGATTTCACCAACGAACTTTACGCTGTAAAGGACGGGAAAAGCGGTATATATAAAGGAGGTGCATGGACAACAGATGAAAATGCGTTCGAACAATTCCAATCCGGAAAACCGTTCTTTTCCCACACGATTACCGCCTCTTACAACAAAGACCTTACCACTACGGTAACCCTCTGCTACAATCAGGGTACTACGCCCAACGATACGACTGCCCTTGTCTTTGGCCGTATGTCAGCCGACAACCAATGGGAAACAAGAATACAGAATCTGTCATTGCCTAACTTGCAGAATGTGAGCATGATTTACTATGATGGAAAATTATATGCCTTCGGAGGTGCATGCAACAAGCCACAAGTGGAAGCTTTCAGCCAGTTCTATTGCTCTATCGATAACGGACTTTGCTGGCGACCGGTTACCGAGTGCATGGCGTTTCCGGCTGACTTCAAGAATCTATATACCACACACCACGGCAATTATTCGTGTGCGGTGACTCCCAAACTGGAAAATGGCACTTCCAAGGGAAACTTCATCTGGATTGTATGGGAAAACGGAGATATCAGCCGTGGACGTATCAACCGATTGGGATTCAGTCCGAAATGGTAA
- a CDS encoding isoprenyl transferase codes for MLYKDQLDKNRIPAHIAIIMDGNGRWAKQRGKARTFGHQAGAETVHAIAEQAARLGVKYLTLYTFSTENWNRPADEVAALMNLLMDSIEEETFMKNNISFRIIGDTAKLPENVLSRLNRCIERTSKNTGLCLTLALSYSSKWEITEAVKNIALEVKEGKLAPEEITDQTIDRNLATHYMPDPDLLIRTGGEIRLSNYLLWQCAYTELYFCDTFWPDFKAEELCKAICDFQKRERRFGKTSEQI; via the coding sequence ATGCTATATAAAGACCAACTGGATAAAAACCGGATACCGGCACACATCGCCATCATCATGGATGGCAACGGACGCTGGGCCAAGCAACGGGGAAAAGCCCGTACGTTCGGACATCAGGCCGGTGCTGAGACTGTGCATGCCATTGCGGAACAAGCAGCACGTCTGGGAGTAAAATATCTGACTCTTTATACATTCTCCACCGAGAACTGGAACCGCCCCGCAGACGAAGTGGCTGCCTTGATGAATCTGCTCATGGATTCCATCGAGGAAGAGACTTTCATGAAAAACAATATCAGTTTCCGGATTATCGGGGATACCGCAAAATTGCCGGAAAATGTACTGTCCCGCCTGAACCGGTGTATCGAGCGTACCTCGAAAAACACAGGTCTGTGTCTTACCCTGGCTTTGAGCTATTCCTCCAAATGGGAAATCACGGAAGCCGTCAAGAACATTGCCCTCGAAGTGAAAGAAGGCAAGCTCGCTCCTGAAGAAATTACTGACCAGACCATCGACCGGAACCTGGCCACTCATTATATGCCCGACCCGGACTTGTTGATCAGAACAGGTGGTGAAATCCGACTCAGCAACTACCTGCTTTGGCAGTGTGCTTACACCGAACTGTATTTCTGCGACACTTTCTGGCCGGACTTCAAGGCCGAAGAGTTATGCAAGGCTATTTGTGACTTTCAAAAAAGAGAACGCCGATTCGGCAAAACCAGTGAACAAATTTAA
- the bamA gene encoding outer membrane protein assembly factor BamA, which yields MQNRFSLILLIAACLSSVSIGGQAQDNNNTTEPSNKPVILYNGTPKKYEIADIKVSGVKNYEDYVLIGISGLAVGQTITVPGDDITSAVKRYWRHGLFSDVKIVADKIVDNKIYLSIQLTQRPRITDIVIHGVKKSEREDLQAKLGMAKGTQVTPNLIDRAKILIKKHFDEKGFKNAEVNIIEREDPENKEQVYVDVNIDKKAKVKVHKITIDGNEVLTDKKLKRVMKKTNEKGKLINLFRAKKFIEERYEEDKQKIIDKYNELGYRDAQIVTDSVSPYDEKTVDVYMKIYEGQKYYLRDITWVGNTVYPSDLLNEQLRMKRGDVYNQKLLNDRISNDEDAIGNNYYNRGYVFYRLDPVEVNIDGDSIDLEMRITEGPQASISHVRINGNDRLYENIVRRELRTRPGDLFSKEALERSYREIAQMGHFNPENIKPDVQPNFQDGTVDINWGLESKANDQVEFSAGWGQTGIIGKLSLKFTNFSFANLFRKNDNYRGILPQGDGQTLTISGQTNGRYYQSYSVSFFDPWFGGKRPNSFSVSAFYSVQTDVSSQYYNSAYMNNYYNMLSGYGYYGGYGNYYDNYESYYDPDKSIKMFGVSVGWGKRLRWPDDYFTLSAELSYQRFMLKDWSYLYIKLNNGQYMNTGNCNNLSLNLTLSRNSTDNPIFPRYGSEFSASLQITPPYSLFSKKDYSTYGKDNYQDAASMYKWIEYHKWKFKAKTYTALMDIQKCPVIMTRTEFGILGHFNKYKRSPFETFYVGGDGMTGYSYNYASETIALRGYENGSLTPYGSEGYAYIRLGAELRYPLMLENSTSIYALGFVEAGNAWNNVTDFNPFQLKRSAGVGVRIFLPMIGMMGIDWAYGFDKIDGSMQYSGSQFHFIIGQEF from the coding sequence ATGCAAAATCGTTTTTCACTTATCCTGCTGATTGCAGCTTGCCTCTCTTCTGTTTCGATAGGGGGACAGGCTCAAGACAATAATAATACAACTGAACCAAGCAACAAACCGGTTATCCTCTATAACGGAACGCCCAAAAAATATGAAATCGCCGACATCAAGGTCAGCGGTGTGAAGAACTATGAGGATTATGTCCTGATAGGAATCTCCGGCTTGGCCGTGGGACAGACCATTACCGTGCCGGGCGACGACATTACTTCCGCCGTAAAAAGATACTGGCGGCACGGTTTGTTCTCTGACGTGAAAATCGTAGCCGATAAGATTGTGGACAACAAGATTTACTTGTCCATCCAGCTGACCCAACGTCCGCGTATCACCGACATCGTGATTCACGGCGTGAAGAAGAGTGAACGCGAGGATTTGCAGGCCAAACTGGGTATGGCCAAGGGTACGCAGGTAACCCCGAACTTGATTGACCGTGCCAAGATTCTGATTAAGAAACACTTTGATGAAAAGGGATTCAAGAACGCGGAAGTCAACATCATCGAGCGGGAAGACCCGGAAAACAAGGAGCAGGTATATGTAGATGTAAACATCGACAAGAAAGCAAAAGTCAAGGTACACAAAATTACCATCGACGGCAACGAGGTGCTCACCGACAAGAAACTGAAGCGCGTGATGAAGAAGACCAATGAAAAAGGCAAGCTCATCAACCTGTTCCGTGCGAAGAAGTTCATCGAAGAGCGCTACGAAGAAGACAAGCAGAAAATCATCGACAAATATAACGAGCTGGGATACCGTGACGCACAAATCGTTACCGACAGCGTGTCACCTTACGATGAAAAGACCGTAGATGTGTACATGAAAATCTACGAAGGACAGAAATATTACCTCCGCGACATCACGTGGGTGGGCAATACGGTATATCCTTCCGACCTGTTGAACGAACAGCTCCGCATGAAACGCGGCGACGTATACAACCAGAAACTGTTGAACGACCGTATTTCAAACGATGAGGATGCCATCGGTAACAACTACTACAACCGTGGATATGTGTTCTATCGCCTGGATCCCGTGGAAGTGAACATCGACGGTGACTCCATCGACCTGGAAATGCGTATCACCGAAGGTCCGCAGGCCAGCATCAGCCATGTGCGCATCAACGGTAACGACCGTCTGTATGAAAACATCGTACGACGCGAACTGCGTACCCGTCCGGGCGACCTTTTCAGCAAGGAAGCGCTGGAACGTTCTTACCGTGAAATCGCACAGATGGGACACTTCAACCCGGAAAACATCAAGCCGGATGTACAGCCGAACTTCCAGGACGGTACGGTGGACATCAACTGGGGACTGGAATCCAAGGCCAACGACCAGGTGGAATTCTCCGCAGGTTGGGGACAGACCGGTATCATCGGTAAGCTGAGCTTGAAGTTCACCAACTTCTCGTTTGCCAACCTGTTCCGCAAGAACGACAACTACCGCGGTATCCTGCCGCAGGGTGACGGACAAACCCTGACCATTAGCGGACAGACCAACGGACGTTACTATCAGTCATACAGCGTGTCGTTCTTCGACCCTTGGTTTGGCGGCAAGCGACCGAACTCCTTCTCTGTATCGGCCTTCTATTCTGTACAGACCGACGTGAGCAGCCAGTACTACAACTCTGCCTACATGAACAACTACTACAACATGCTGAGCGGTTACGGTTACTACGGAGGATACGGAAACTACTACGACAACTACGAATCCTACTACGACCCCGACAAGTCTATCAAGATGTTCGGTGTATCTGTAGGATGGGGTAAGCGTCTGCGCTGGCCGGATGACTACTTCACCTTGTCGGCCGAACTGTCTTACCAGCGGTTCATGCTGAAAGACTGGAGCTACCTCTACATCAAGCTGAACAACGGACAGTATATGAACACCGGTAACTGCAACAACCTGAGCCTGAACCTGACCCTGTCGCGTAACTCTACGGACAATCCGATTTTCCCGCGTTACGGTTCCGAGTTCTCAGCTTCCTTGCAAATTACACCGCCGTACTCTCTGTTCAGCAAGAAGGATTACTCTACTTACGGAAAAGACAACTACCAAGATGCAGCCAGCATGTACAAGTGGATTGAATACCACAAGTGGAAATTCAAAGCCAAAACTTATACGGCCCTGATGGATATCCAGAAATGTCCGGTCATCATGACCCGTACGGAATTCGGTATCCTCGGCCACTTCAACAAGTACAAGCGCTCACCGTTTGAAACCTTCTACGTGGGAGGTGACGGTATGACGGGTTACAGCTACAACTACGCATCCGAAACCATCGCCCTCCGTGGATATGAAAACGGTTCACTCACCCCGTACGGAAGTGAAGGTTATGCTTACATCCGTCTGGGTGCCGAACTCCGCTACCCGCTGATGCTCGAGAACTCTACCAGCATCTATGCCCTGGGCTTCGTGGAAGCCGGTAATGCCTGGAACAACGTAACCGACTTCAACCCCTTCCAGTTGAAACGTTCGGCCGGAGTCGGTGTCCGTATCTTCCTGCCGATGATTGGTATGATGGGTATTGACTGGGCATACGGTTTCGACAAGATTGACGGTTCAATGCAATACAGCGGAAGCCAGTTCCACTTTATCATCGGACAAGAATTCTAA
- a CDS encoding OmpH family outer membrane protein produces MKRLVLSVLLLVAAVGMASAQKFALVDMEYILKQIPSYQQANQQMESLSKEWQSQIEAKANEAKKLYEDYQKTAGTLSAAQKTSKEDAIVAKEKEAAELRKQYFGPEGELMKKRQELIAPIQDAIYNAVKTIATQRGYDAVIDRASAQSMIFASPRIDISNEVLAKLGYSN; encoded by the coding sequence ATGAAGAGACTCGTTTTATCCGTTTTGCTGTTAGTGGCCGCCGTAGGCATGGCCTCAGCACAGAAATTCGCACTGGTAGATATGGAGTACATCCTCAAGCAGATTCCTTCCTATCAACAGGCCAACCAACAGATGGAGTCACTGTCAAAGGAATGGCAAAGCCAGATTGAGGCCAAAGCCAACGAAGCAAAGAAGCTGTATGAAGATTACCAGAAGACAGCAGGCACCCTCTCGGCTGCCCAGAAGACCAGCAAGGAAGATGCCATCGTAGCCAAGGAAAAAGAAGCGGCTGAACTCCGCAAGCAATATTTCGGACCGGAAGGAGAGCTGATGAAGAAACGTCAGGAACTGATTGCTCCGATTCAGGATGCCATCTACAATGCAGTGAAGACCATCGCCACCCAGCGTGGATATGATGCCGTGATTGACCGTGCATCGGCCCAAAGCATGATTTTTGCCTCTCCACGCATCGATATCAGCAATGAGGTTCTTGCAAAACTAGGATATTCAAATTAA
- a CDS encoding OmpH family outer membrane protein, giving the protein MLKKIAFLLLLIAPMSVFAQKFAHFKSMDIIPVMPEYAKAQTDIETMRKQYEDEIKRASDEFNKKYAEYQQEQKNLPQNIQERRQKELQDLSEKGMQFQQDAQQQLQKAYADMMEPIYKKMEDAVKAVGKAGAYTYVFDLNRTDIPYIDETQSKDITNDIKTKLGISLTAVPATPAAAPAATPAQ; this is encoded by the coding sequence ATGTTGAAGAAAATTGCTTTTTTACTTTTGCTCATCGCACCGATGAGTGTATTCGCACAGAAGTTTGCGCATTTCAAATCAATGGATATCATCCCGGTAATGCCGGAATACGCAAAGGCACAGACTGACATCGAGACCATGCGTAAACAATACGAAGACGAAATCAAACGTGCTTCCGACGAATTCAACAAGAAATATGCAGAATATCAGCAAGAACAGAAGAACTTGCCGCAGAACATTCAGGAACGCCGCCAGAAAGAATTACAGGACCTGAGCGAAAAGGGCATGCAGTTCCAGCAGGACGCCCAGCAGCAGCTGCAGAAAGCATACGCTGACATGATGGAACCCATCTACAAGAAAATGGAAGATGCTGTAAAGGCTGTAGGTAAAGCCGGTGCGTACACTTACGTATTCGACCTGAACCGTACAGACATCCCTTACATCGATGAAACTCAGTCAAAAGATATTACCAACGACATCAAGACCAAACTGGGCATCAGCCTGACTGCCGTTCCGGCTACTCCGGCTGCCGCTCCTGCAGCTACTCCGGCTCAGTAA
- the murI gene encoding glutamate racemase, with translation MHPLSAPHTGPIGVFDSGYGGLTILGKFIERLPQYDYLYLGDNARAPYGTRSFEVVYDFTLQAVKKLFELGCPLVILACNTASAKALRSIQQNDLPHLDPTRRVLGVIRPTVECIGDITRNGHVGLLATAGTVRSESYPLEIKKIYPDIQVTGMACPMWVPLVENKEYDGDGADYFVKEYIDAILQKDPDIDTLILGCTHYPLLLRKIRQFTPPHIQLVTQGEYVSESLKDYLSRHPDMDARCSKNKRREFLTTESEEKFRESASVFLHSADVHVRNVVLE, from the coding sequence ATGCATCCGCTATCCGCTCCCCACACCGGCCCCATCGGAGTCTTCGATTCCGGCTACGGAGGCCTCACCATCCTTGGAAAGTTCATCGAACGCCTGCCGCAGTACGACTACCTGTACTTGGGCGACAATGCCCGCGCCCCCTACGGCACGCGTTCGTTCGAGGTGGTCTACGACTTCACCCTCCAGGCAGTCAAGAAACTGTTCGAACTGGGTTGCCCACTGGTGATTCTGGCCTGCAACACAGCCTCGGCCAAAGCCCTCCGCAGCATCCAGCAGAACGACCTGCCCCATCTGGACCCCACCCGGCGCGTACTGGGAGTAATCCGTCCCACAGTGGAATGCATCGGCGACATCACACGCAACGGACACGTAGGCTTACTGGCCACAGCAGGCACGGTGCGTTCCGAATCCTATCCGCTGGAAATCAAAAAAATTTATCCCGACATTCAAGTGACGGGAATGGCCTGCCCCATGTGGGTGCCGCTGGTAGAAAACAAGGAATACGACGGAGACGGAGCCGACTACTTCGTGAAAGAATACATTGATGCCATCCTGCAAAAAGACCCGGACATCGACACACTGATTCTGGGATGCACCCACTATCCGCTGCTGCTGCGCAAAATACGGCAGTTCACCCCACCCCACATCCAGCTGGTGACCCAAGGCGAATACGTGAGCGAGAGCCTGAAAGACTATCTTTCGCGCCACCCGGACATGGATGCCCGCTGCTCGAAGAACAAACGGCGGGAATTCCTCACCACGGAATCGGAAGAGAAGTTCCGCGAATCCGCCTCGGTCTTCCTGCACAGTGCCGACGTACACGTGCGCAACGTCGTGCTTGAATGA
- the bglX gene encoding beta-glucosidase BglX, with translation MGKISQFVKASLLLLAVAGCSSSENGGRDAEMDRFVSDLMGRMTLQEKLGQLNLPAGNDLVSGAVKNSQLAEAIRAGEVGGFFNVKGVGKIYQLQRMAVEESRLGIPLMVGADVIHGYETIFPIPLALSCSWDTAAVERMARISATEASADGVSWTFSPMVDICRDARWGRVAEGSGEDPYLGALMAGAYVRGYQGDGMKRNDEIMACVKHFALYGASESGRDYNSVDMSRNRMYNVYLRPYKGAVDAGVGSVMSSFNTINGVPATADKWLLTDLLRNEWGFKGFVVTDYNSIQEMKTHGVADLQEASARALNAGTDMDMVAHGFLHTLEASLKDKAVTQERIDEACRRVLEAKYKLGLFENPYKYCDTLRARKELFTEAHRKAAREIAAETFVLLKNDGQLLPLQKKGRIALIGPLADAQNNMCGTWSMNCATDRHVTMYEAFRRAVGDRATVSYAKGSNLYYSEDTEKGAVGPRPLVRGDDRQLRAEALRVAASADVIVAALGECAEMSGESASRTEIRLPDAQQDLLKALVATGKPVVLALFTGRPLDLCWEAAHVPAILNVWFAGSEAGDAIADVVFGEVSPSGKLTTSFPRAVGQLPLYYNHLNTGRPDADGTCFNRYASNYIDQSNEPLYPFGYGLSYTTFRYGGLQLSAERMPEGGQLKVTVPVTNTGRYDGVEVVQLYLHDVYAEIARPVKELKAFQRIFLKKGETRKVEFVLDDEDLKYYNSRLEYGYEPGEFEVMVGPDSRNVQRAAFVAE, from the coding sequence ATGGGAAAAATAAGTCAGTTTGTGAAAGCAAGTCTCCTGTTGCTGGCCGTGGCAGGATGCAGTTCCTCGGAAAACGGAGGAAGGGATGCGGAAATGGACCGTTTTGTCAGTGACCTGATGGGGCGGATGACATTACAGGAAAAACTGGGACAGTTGAATCTGCCGGCAGGAAACGACCTGGTGTCGGGGGCGGTGAAGAACAGCCAGCTGGCGGAGGCCATCCGTGCCGGGGAGGTGGGCGGCTTCTTCAATGTGAAAGGAGTCGGCAAAATCTATCAGCTTCAGCGCATGGCGGTGGAGGAAAGCCGTCTGGGTATTCCGTTGATGGTGGGGGCCGATGTGATTCATGGGTATGAGACCATTTTTCCGATTCCGCTGGCGTTGTCGTGCAGCTGGGATACGGCGGCTGTGGAGCGCATGGCGCGTATTTCTGCCACGGAAGCCAGTGCCGACGGAGTGAGCTGGACATTCAGTCCGATGGTGGATATCTGCCGGGATGCCCGCTGGGGGCGTGTGGCGGAAGGAAGCGGGGAGGACCCGTACCTCGGTGCGTTGATGGCGGGGGCGTATGTGCGCGGTTATCAGGGCGACGGCATGAAGCGGAACGATGAAATCATGGCTTGCGTGAAGCATTTCGCCCTTTATGGGGCTTCGGAGTCGGGGCGCGACTACAATTCGGTGGATATGAGCCGCAACCGGATGTACAATGTGTATCTCCGTCCGTACAAGGGAGCGGTGGATGCCGGAGTAGGCTCGGTGATGAGTTCGTTCAATACCATCAACGGCGTGCCGGCGACGGCCGACAAGTGGCTGCTCACCGATTTGCTGCGGAACGAATGGGGTTTCAAGGGGTTTGTGGTGACAGACTACAATTCCATTCAGGAGATGAAGACACACGGGGTGGCTGACTTGCAGGAGGCTTCTGCCCGTGCCTTGAATGCGGGAACGGACATGGATATGGTGGCGCATGGCTTCTTGCATACCTTGGAGGCTTCCCTGAAGGACAAGGCGGTGACGCAGGAGCGCATTGACGAGGCTTGCCGTCGGGTGTTGGAGGCCAAGTACAAGCTGGGGCTGTTTGAGAACCCGTATAAATACTGCGATACGTTGCGTGCACGGAAGGAGCTGTTTACGGAAGCACACCGCAAGGCGGCGCGTGAGATTGCTGCGGAGACTTTTGTCTTGCTGAAGAACGACGGGCAGCTCTTGCCTTTGCAGAAGAAAGGACGCATTGCGCTGATTGGTCCGCTGGCGGATGCGCAGAACAACATGTGTGGCACGTGGAGCATGAATTGTGCGACCGACCGGCATGTGACGATGTATGAGGCGTTCCGCCGTGCCGTGGGCGACAGGGCAACGGTTTCTTATGCCAAAGGAAGTAATCTGTATTATAGTGAGGATACGGAGAAAGGAGCGGTGGGCCCGCGTCCGTTGGTGCGTGGGGATGACCGTCAGTTGCGGGCGGAGGCGTTGCGTGTGGCGGCCTCGGCAGATGTGATTGTGGCGGCACTGGGCGAGTGTGCCGAGATGAGCGGGGAATCTGCTTCGCGTACGGAGATTCGGCTTCCGGATGCGCAGCAGGATTTGCTGAAGGCACTGGTGGCTACCGGAAAGCCGGTGGTGCTGGCGTTGTTCACCGGGCGCCCGCTGGATTTGTGCTGGGAAGCTGCGCATGTGCCGGCCATCCTGAATGTGTGGTTTGCCGGCAGCGAGGCAGGCGATGCCATTGCCGATGTGGTGTTTGGGGAAGTGTCTCCCTCCGGAAAGCTGACCACCAGTTTCCCGCGTGCCGTAGGGCAGTTGCCGCTGTACTACAATCACCTGAATACCGGGCGTCCGGATGCGGATGGCACCTGTTTCAACCGTTATGCCAGCAATTACATCGACCAGAGCAACGAACCGCTGTATCCGTTCGGCTATGGTTTGAGCTATACGACGTTCCGCTACGGTGGTTTGCAGCTGAGTGCGGAGCGTATGCCTGAGGGCGGACAGCTCAAGGTGACAGTGCCCGTGACGAATACGGGCCGGTACGACGGGGTGGAGGTTGTGCAGCTGTACCTGCACGACGTGTATGCCGAAATTGCCCGTCCGGTGAAGGAGCTGAAGGCTTTCCAGCGGATATTTCTCAAAAAAGGAGAAACGCGGAAGGTAGAGTTCGTGCTGGATGACGAGGATTTGAAGTATTATAACTCTCGTCTGGAATATGGATATGAACCGGGAGAGTTCGAAGTGATGGTGGGCCCGGACAGCCGCAATGTGCAACGGGCTGCTTTTGTGGCGGAATAA